One window of the Eucalyptus grandis isolate ANBG69807.140 chromosome 6, ASM1654582v1, whole genome shotgun sequence genome contains the following:
- the LOC104416354 gene encoding nucleolar transcription factor 1: MPSHGSELFAPPSPKPYAAPPAAAASSSSYMEASSFPLIGDYIGVESCVDYGEPPDPGGDLPPAEPERGPGWRREATGGRRRRRGREARREYPPPIPLLARTGNLPSHMPWVLRRQYTSDGRLILTEEKVRHHEYFRAHRANGRLTLHLVPLDGDDPCLSTIVDEEEEEEEEEEEDEEEQEDEEEVLNAEAEVTIADDPEYRDDDNDDRQGEVGDCGDEEEEDCAKLAASIAGLTVESGGGMGKCSNYNGINVSPNSSCLLGVPVPALRPVHS, from the coding sequence ATGCCGTCGCACGGATCGGAGCTCTTCGCTCCGCCCTCCCCTAAGCCCTACGCCgccccgcccgccgccgccgcctcctcctcctcctacatGGAGGCCTCCTCTTTCCCCCTCATCGGCGACTACATCGGCGTGGAGAGCTGCGTCGACTACGGGGAGCCGCCCGACCCCGGCGGCGACTTGCCCCCGGCGGAGCCCGAGCGCGGCCCGGGGTGGCGGCGGGAGGCGAcgggggggaggaggaggaggagggggcgggAGGCGAGGAGGGAGTACCCGCCGCCGATTCCGCTGCTGGCGCGCACGGGGAACCTGCCCTCGCACATGCCGTGGGTCCTGAGGCGGCAATACACCAGCGACGGCCGGCTGATCCTGACGGAGGAGAAGGTGAGGCACCACGAGTACTTCCGCGCCCACCGGGCCAACGGCCGCCTCACCCTCCATCTCGTCCCCCTCGACGGCGACGACCCTTGCCTCTCGACGATCgtggacgaggaggaggaggaggaggaggaggaggaggaggatgaggaggagcaggaggacGAAGAGGAGGTTCTGAATGCCGAGGCCGAAGTAACGATCGCCGATGATCCGGAGTATCGCGACGACGACAACGACGATCGCCAGGGCGAGGTCGGCGATTGCggagacgaggaggaggaggattgcGCGAAGCTGGCGGCGTCGATCGCGGGGTTGACGGTGGAGAGCGGCGGCGGGATGGGGAAGTGCTCGAACTACAACGGCATTAACGTGAGCCCGAACTCTTCTTGTCTACTCGGAGTGCCGGTGCCGGCTCTCAGGCCAGTGCACAGCTAG